Proteins from one Podospora pseudoanserina strain CBS 124.78 chromosome 1, whole genome shotgun sequence genomic window:
- a CDS encoding hypothetical protein (EggNog:ENOG503P67T; COG:K), whose protein sequence is MSGLTINSSTSFDPYATTSFDAAQLQSYSDFSPIFDNFEDFGTDFNSDSAASPISPISPVLSSSSFSYPTADQWVDWDRIEHSPEPEALFKTNPFDGSILTSNATSNNNYLRNPSLSPAVNPMATVIGTEGIDSQAPLFQTAPIMVAPLPSQQRQMAASMDDASKRYPSRNLKRKTSIPSEDDEPLPASKRSSPPPAAAPRRSSKDNSAAGPKKTAHNMIEKRYRTNLNDKISQLRDAVPALRIVAQRMENPGAYEENGADDMMADEILGGLSPAAKLNKATILAKATEYIMQLERRNLGLETENNALRGRMEGLEMLLMSRGGPQPQQLPVWN, encoded by the exons atgTCTGGACTAACTATCAACTCGTCGACATCATTCGACCCAtatgccaccacctcctttgATGCTGCCCAGCTT CAATCATACTCTGACTTCTCACCCATCTTTGACAACTTTGAGGACTTTGGCACCGACTTCAACTCGGACTCGGCagcctcccccatctcccccatctctCCTGTTctctcctcaagctccttcAGCTACCCCACTGCCGACCAGTGGGTTGACTGGGACAGGATCGAGCACTCCCCAGAGCCCGAAGCTCTGTTCAAGACCAACCCCTTTGACGGGTCCATCTTGACTAGCAacgccaccagcaacaacaactaccTCCGCAACCCGTCACTAAGCCCCGCGGTCAACCCCATGGCCACCGTCATTGGCACCGAAGGCATCGACAGCCAAGCGCCCCTCTTCCAAACGGCGCCCATCATGGttgcccctctcccctcccaacaacgGCAGATGGCTGCCTCCATGGACGATGCCTCCAAGAGGTACCCATCCCGCAACCTTAAGCGCAAGACCTCAATCCCGtccgaggacgacgagccCCTCCCCGCGTCCAAGcggtcctcccccccaccagcagccgCCCCTCGCCGGTCCTCCAAGGACAACTCCGCCGCCGGACCCAAGAAGACGGCCCACAACATGATCGAGAAGCGGTACCGCACCAACCTTAACGACAAGATTTCGCAGCTCCGCGACGCCGTCCCAGCACTCCGCATCGTGGCGCAGAGAATGGAGAACCCCGGCGCCTACGAGGAGAATGGCGCCGACGACATGATGGCGGACGAGATCCTCGGCGGTCTCTCCCCAGCggccaagctcaacaaggcCACCATCTTGGCCAAAGCCACCGAGTACATCATGCAACTGGAGCGGAGAAACCTCGGACTGGAGACGGAGAACAATGCgctgagggggagaatggaggggttggagatgctTTTGATGAGCAGAGGCGGCCCTCAGCCACAGCAGCTTCCTGTTTGGAACTAG
- a CDS encoding hypothetical protein (CAZy:AA8; EggNog:ENOG503P3MT; COG:S) — protein sequence MLWTLWFGLIAALLSRTVTAQANAIYRDPDTGLVFSSNYVLYRVNQGITYRVAIPANVQTYTSYDAVIQAVIPNDVGWAGIAWAGSMPRNPLTVAWRNSQNQPVLSSRWAGGHITPQAYNNAQYTLFRTGTKSNGTHWQYTALCKGCTSWTTDTGASRFLSPRGGNRMAFAYSPNRPSSPNSPTSTIPIHDVHGYWQHDFSGAANQDFDAIVERLASGV from the exons ATGCTCTGGACTTTGTGGTTTGGGCTCATCGCGGCCCTGCTCAGCAGAACTG TGACGGCGCAGGCTAATGCCATCTACCGCGACCCCGACACCGGCCTCGTGTTTTCTTCCAACTACGTGCTGTACAGGGTAAACCAGGGCATCACGTACCGCGTAGCCATTCCGGCCAACGTCCAGACCTACACCTCCTACGATGCCGTTATCCAGGCCGTCATTCCTAACGATGTCGGTTGGGCCGGTATTGCCTGGGCTGGCTCTATGCCCAGGAACCCGTTGACTGTTGCCTGGAGAAACAGCCAGAACCAGCCGGTGCTCTCCTCTCGCTGGGCTGG TGGCCATATCACCCCCCAGGCCTACAACAACGCCCAGTACACCCTTTTCAGGACCGGCACCAAGTCCAACGGAACCCACTGGCAGTACACCGCTCTCTGCAAGGGATGCACTTCGTGGACGACCGACACCGGCGCCTCCCGCTTCCTGAGCCCCAGGGGAGGAAACCGCATGGCTTTTGCCTACTCCCCCAAccgtccttcttcccccaacagccccacCTCGACCATCCCAATCCATGACGTCCATGGATACTGGCAACACGACTTCTCGGGGGCTGCCAACCAGGACTTTGACGCCATTGTCGAGAGACTTGCGAGCGGTGTCTAA
- a CDS encoding hypothetical protein (EggNog:ENOG503PMZP; CAZy:AA8; COG:S), translating to MGLKQTAIFALGVAQAWTASATNNKRQATTKYCPGNTQICFSEFKVPTHDVIYRIAIPDVAAAPFDVLLQIVAPVSKAGWAGIAWGGKMATNPLTVAWPNGNTAVVSSRWSTGRNVPGAYAGATYTVLPTTNTNETHWQLDVLCRGCSEWAGGSLDPNGVNTLAWAKNARVVNTATSNTSSFGIHDGRGAWSHDFSQARIPKGVFDAVAYDLENQPVSSSSAASSASFSTSLTSSSSAAVVSTSVVVLPRPSTTSTTVIVAPSTISSSTSKAAVTSSSSTTPAGPQTTYVFITTRVSQLPPRPTTPSPSIVTVTVTVRPTPTTTQVTPPWGGGGGGGGPPWGKGKGGGGGWGKGWGRRRLAARPVEEQE from the exons ATGGGTCTGAAGCAAACCGCAATCTTTGCCCTTGGGGTGGCCCAGGCCTGGACTGCATctgccaccaacaacaagaggcAAGCTACAACCAAGTATTGCCCAGGAAACACACAAATATGCTTTTCCGAGTTCAAGGTGCCAACCCACGACGTCATCTACCGGATCGCTATCCCTGACGTTGCCGCCGCGCCGTTCGACGTCTTGTTGCAGATAGTGGCTCCAGTCTCcaaggctggctgggctggcatCGCATGGGGCGGGAAAATGGCCACGAATCCCTTGACGGTAGCATGGCCGAATGGCAACACTGCGGTGGTCTCATCTCGTTGGAGCAC GGGGAGAAACGTACCTGGCGCGTATGCAGGCGCGACGTACACAGTCcttccaaccaccaacaccaacgaaACACACTGGCAGTTGGATGTGCTGTGCCGAGGGTGTAGTGAGTGGGCAGGCGGCTCCTTGGACCCCAACGGTGTCAACACGCTAGCCTGGGCCAAGAATGCCCGTGTGGTCAATacagccaccagcaacacgAGCTCTTTTGGAATCCACGATGGGCGAGGCGCCTGGTCTCATGACTTTAGCCAAGCCAGAATTCCAAAGGGTGTCTTTGATGCGGTCGCTTACGACCTGGAGAACCAACCGGTGTCCAGTTCCAGCGCAGCTTCGAGCGCGAGTTTCAGCACGAGCCTGACTTCGAGCTCAAGCGCTGCGGTCGTGTCAACATCGGTTGTGGTCCTTCCGCggccatcaaccacatccaCGACGGTCATAGTCGCTCCTAGCACCAtttcctcatcaacaagcaaGGCGGCAGTGACCTCGAGCTCATCTACCACCCCAGCCGGCCCACAGACAACATACGTTTTCATCACGACTAGAGTTTCTCAGcttccaccaagaccaacaacGCCGTCTCCAAGTATCGTGACAGTGACGGTAACTGTCCGGCCGacgccaaccaccacacaggTCACCCCTCcgtggggaggtggcggaggtggaggagggcccCCATGGGGCAAGGGtaaaggcggcggcggtggttgggggAAGGGCTGGGGGCGACGTCGGTTGGCTGCGAGACCGGTGGAAGAGCAGGAGTAG
- a CDS encoding hypothetical protein (EggNog:ENOG503PNVX), giving the protein MESTTPAPPGPDVSKASLVVGTISFLHLISWTLYAARIWTRMRPISRLFVDDYLITLAVLFDLASYIFLMIAVHYGIGRHNYYVPTDQEVLAEKWLFLSQPVFPWSLAFSKMSIACMLIRIRRDQRVWAWGMYLIMAFVVLIAINTNVFQLSLCRPLWAVWDHSNSEAQCMDMTVAQTSIYVNSALNVVTDFALSLAPITFIVHLQRPLREKIAVAFMMGLGIFASSACIAKTFHVKDYGKTGDSLMDCVPITIWSMVEMQLAIIASCIPCLKQLFERGLRRFGLLSTQHAGDSFTDSRNHQTYPGPNFRTRQETSDDYGHHLTSIQQSPRSPRCNKAARNSGVETESIESSEIPIMRPDSTGTDHIQTLSAPPGRGSFYFNFAVNPGLNPNRRDDRGPRPER; this is encoded by the exons ATGGAGTCCACAACACCAGCTCCACCAGGGCCTGATGTGTCCAAGGCTTCGTTAGTGGTAGGCACGATATCGTTCCTGCACCTCATATCATGGACGCTGTATGCCGCTCGCATCTGGACTCGTATGCGACCCATATCACGCCTATTCGTCGATGATTATCTGATCACTCTTGCTGTG CTCTTTGACCTGGCGTCGTATATTTTCTTGATGATAGCGGTTCATTACGGCATTGGTCGACATAATTACTACGTCCCGACAGATCAGGAAGTCCTTGCGGAAAAATGGCTGTtcctcagccagccagtcTTCCCCTGGAGtctcgccttctccaagatGAGCATTGCGTGTATGCTTATTCGGATTCGTCGGGATCAGCGcgtttgggcttggggaaTGTACTTGATCATGGCGTTTGTGGtgctcatcgccatcaacaCAAATGTCTTCCAACTCTCACTGTGCCGACCGCTCTGGGCTGTGTGGGACCACAGTAATTCTGAGGCCCAGTGCATGGATATGACTGTGGCGCAAACATCAATCTATGTCAACTCTGCACTCAACGTTGTGACAGATTTTGCTTTAAGCTTGGCC CCCATCACGTTTATTGTCCACCTACAGCGACCACTCAGGGAGAAGATTGCGGTCGCCTTCATGATGGGTTTGGGCATATTTGCGAGTAGTGCCTGCATTGCGAAAACCTTCCATGTCAAAGACTATGGTAAAACAGGTGACAGTCTCATGGATTGTGTACCTATAACGATTTGGAGCATGGTAGAAATGCAGCTTGC GATAATTGCAAGCTGCATTCCCTGTCTCAAACAACTCTTCGAACGAGGCTTACGACGATTCGGTCTCTTGAGCACCCAGCACGCTGGAGACTCCTTCACTGACAGCCGGAACCACCAGACCTATCCTGGGCCGAACTTCAGGACTCGCCAAGAGACAAGCGATGATTACGGCCACCACCTTACTTCGATACAACAGTCCCCACGCAGTCCTCGGTGCAACAAAGCAGCGAGGAACTCCGGGGTGGAGACAGAAAGCATAGAGAGCAGCGAGATACCCATCATGAGACCAGACTCCACAGGCACTGATCACATACAGACGCTGTCAGCACCACCCGGACGAGGATCATTTTACTTCAACTTTGCGGTGAATCCCGGTCTTAACCCAAACCGAAGGGATGATAGAGGACCAAGGCCGGAAAGGTAG
- a CDS encoding hypothetical protein (EggNog:ENOG503NWEW), giving the protein MAALPDILMKKVDDYVDSLAPQIQPRITEELETFQTKTIDSLEQQVIEAFRTLFDKDNNNSSSSGARGLNEDVPDSYGGQSLSFANEIAKLTKSFGAVAGPGGVGDDLAEIFNLTSGGGGGGGQARGFGGEGETRSRGGGEGDGMKKFFSAAFDVVQDHLDKRNDGPGGGQGFQLDGLLGVLSNTVKDVAGNPEEKARMITPEIKELVGAKLRDQHTSIAEQFTKIALDHIKKWLRGNTTTRDLGDGVKGEFEDQVKDLVKGFGSLFGSKKSHGEGASRGIGDRAEGDGGESKGGFSKLISEKLSHGLAKVHREVRLEFRKILGQIEKQLFELLPDQFQRPLEKILGGNPFDSQLDNTVSASRSGGDRGFGDDIKAKLLIKIRSLVRKVQETLRQSILGVVNGGHRKFEKQSWVFVQGIVEQKVQRYLPKVKVTVPDDISNDDGVEVGAVTNNIQLGGGNQPITGVYPPPPPQQGHNYSGSQQYAPPPTQQYQQNQFPPPPTQEYQHGQQNQFPPPPTQEYGHGQQNQYPPPPQYNPQQYQSNQGQSYGYPNNQGY; this is encoded by the coding sequence ATGGCCGCCCTTCCCGACATCCTGATGAAGAAGGTTGACGATTATGTCGACTCGCTCGCCCCCCAGATCCAGCCCCGCATCaccgaggagctcgagaCCTTCCAGACCAAGACCATCGATAGCCTCGAGCAGCAGGTCATTGAGGCGTTCCGGACCTTGTTCGacaaagacaacaacaacagctcTAGCTCTGGTGCTAGAGGGCTGAACGAGGACGTTCCTGATTCGTACGGTGGACAGAGCCTGTCTTTTGCGAATGAGATTGCCAAGTTGACCAAGAGCTTTGGCGCGGTTGCGGGCccgggaggggtgggtgatgatTTGGCGGAGATTTTTAACTTGacttctggtggtggtggtggtggtgggcaagcaaggggctttggtggtgagggggagacGAGGTcgagaggtgggggagagggggatgggatgaagaagTTCTTTTCTGCGGCGTTTGACGTGGTTCAGGATCACCTGGATAAGCGGAATGATgggcctggtggtggtcaggGGTTCCAGTTGGATGGGCTCTTGGGGGTTTTGAGCAATACTGTCAAGGATGTGGCTGGGAAcccggaggagaaggcgaggatgatTACCCCTGAGATCAAGGAGTTGGTTGGAGCCAAACTGAGAGATCAACATACGTCTATTGCGGAGCAGTTTACCAAGATTGCGTTGGATCATATCAAGAAGTGGTTGCGGGGGAACACTACCACGAGGgatcttggtgatggtgtgaagggggagtttgaggatcAGGTGAAGGATTTGGTCAAGGGGTTTGGGAGCTTGTTTGGAAGCAAGAAGTCACATGGCGAGGGCGCGTCCAGGGGCATTGGGGATAGGgctgagggtgatggtggcgagAGCAAGGGCGGCTTCTCCAAACTCATCAGCGAGAAGCTCAGTCACGGTTTGGCCAAGGTCCACAGGGAGGTTCGCCTCGAATTCCGCAAGATTCTGGGCCAGATTGAGAAGCAGCTGTTTGAGCTGTTGCCAGACCAGTTCCAACGCCCTCTCGAGAAGATTCTGGGCGGCAATCCGTTTGACTCGCAACTCGACAATACTGTCTCGGCCTCGAGATCGGGTGGGGACCGTGGATTTGGTGATGACATCAAGGCCAAGCTGCTCATCAAGATTCGTAGCCTCGTCCGCAAGGTGCAAGAGACCCTCCGCCAGAGCATCCTTGGTGTCGTCAACGGTGGCCACCGCAAGTTTGAGAAGCAAAGCTGGGTCTTCGTCCAGGGCATTGTGGAGCAAAAGGTGCAGCGGTACCTGCCCAAGGTGAAGGTTACTGTGCCGGACGATATAAGTAACGATGACGGGGTAGAAGTGGGTGCAGTGACCAACAACATTCAGCTCGGTGGCGGCAACCAGCCCATCACTGGGGTGtatcctcccccacctccccagcaggGACACAACTACTCGGGCAGTCAGCAATATGCCCCTCCGCCAACACAGCAATACCAACAGAACCAGTTCCCGCCTCCGCCCACACAAGAGTATCAGCATGGCCAGCAAAACCAATTTCCGCCTCCGCCCACACAGGAGTATGGGCATGGTCAACAGAACCAatacccacctcccccacagtACAATCCTCAGCAGTATCAGTCCAACCAAGGACAGTCGT